A window of Hevea brasiliensis isolate MT/VB/25A 57/8 chromosome 14, ASM3005281v1, whole genome shotgun sequence contains these coding sequences:
- the LOC110659014 gene encoding F-box protein At1g10780 isoform X2, which translates to MESLPDKIVQCILSHVKNAKDVALCTCVSRRWKDSLPYIKSLYFPRNSFDNHTGIDHPDGIVFKMISSIFQLEELVVYSPFSSTGLASWLLLAGSSLKHLELRMDNLAEYQTCVESPSKLDCISAAKNLESLKLWGVLMINSPMWDTFPKLQNLEIIGARLEDPALCAALQACPNLKNLLLLGCEGTRSVSIALPHLEKCKLDFYGLGDCSLTVTCPKIELLETHGCSWIRVPETNFLKKLSISNNAGRVYMVDFGKLAALDFLSIRGIQWCWDAISKMLQWASEVKHLYMKVEFTGDFDTLLEPFPEIDIVDFFNSHPKLQEFDIHGAMFAAFCHRNSLKNMESGFVIPCLEKVAVTIRSPLNAEQKMSTLQSLLKYGKSIKSMVLRTALHLSNHSNADDFYDDICTFQRMNSEIVRIE; encoded by the exons ATGGAATCTCTTCCGGATAAAATTGTTCAGTGCATATTGTCGCATGTGAAGAATGCCAAGGATGTGGCACTTTGTACCTGTGTATCAAGGCGATGGAAGGACTCATTGCCTTATATCAAAAGCCTGTACTTCCCTCGCAACTCTTTTGACAACCACACTGGCATCGATCACCCCGATGGCATTGTGTTCAAGATGATATCTTCCATTTTCCAATTAGAGGAGCTTGTTGTGTATAGCCCTTTCTCAAGCACAGGGCTTGCCTCATGGCTACTACTTGCAGGTTCATCCCTCAAACATCTTGAGCTCAGAATGGACAATCTTGCTGAATACCAAACTTGCGTCGAAAGCCCCTCAAAATTGGATTGCATCAGTGCTGCAAAGAATTTGGAATCCTTAAAGCTTTGGGGAGTCTTAATGATAAACTCTCCCATGTGGGACACCTTTCCAAAACTTCAAAACCTGGAGATTATAGGTGCTAGATTGGAAGATCCTGCACTATGTGCTGCTCTTCAGGCATGTCCTAATTTGAAAAACTTGCTACTACTTGGTTGTGAAGGAACAAGATCTGTTTCAATCGCGCTACCACATTTGGAGAAGTGTAAGCTGGACTTTTACGGCTTGGGTGACTGCTCACTTACAGTAACTTGCCCAAAAATTGAACTCCTGGAGACACATGGTTGTAGTTGGATCAGGGTTCCTGAGACTAACTTCTTGAAGAAACTTTCAATTTCCAATAATGCTG GGAGAGTCTACATGGTAGATTTTGGAAAGCTTGCAGCTTTAGATTTCTTGTCTATTAGAGGAATCCAGTGGTGTTGGGATGCAATAAGCAAGATGCTTCAGTGGGCAAGTGAGGTCAAGCATCTATACATGAAGGTTGAATTTACAGGGGATTTTGATACCCTCCTTGAGCCCTTTCCAGAGATAGACATTGTTGATTTTTTTAATAGCCATCCCAAGCTGCAAGAGTTTGATATCCATGGAGCAATGTTTGCTGCTTTTTGCCATAGGAACAGCCTGAAAAAT ATGGAGTCAGGCTTTGTGATTCCTTGTCTGGAGAAGGTAGCTGTCACAATCAGATCACCATTAAATGCTGAACAGAAAATGAGCACCCTTCAGTCACTGTTGAAATATGGGAAGAGTATAAAGTCGATGGTACTAAGGACTGCTCTTCATTTGAGCAACCATAGCAATGCAGATGATTTCTATGATGATATCTGCACGTTTCAACGCATGAATAGCGAGATTGTCCGAATAGAATAA
- the LOC131173162 gene encoding transmembrane emp24 domain-containing protein p24delta3-like, translated as MGMRANVRRELVLQLLLTLWIWGTLRVSEGIWLNLPASGTKCVSEELHTNVVVLADYVVVSEDNSRLPAISIKVTSPYGNNLHQKENVTHGQFAFTTQEAGNYLACFWVGADNQGGGDVSVNLDWKTGIAAKDWESVARKEKIEGVELELRKLEGAVEAIHENLLYLKSREAELRTVSETTNTRVAWFSIMSLGLCIVVSVLQLWYLKSFFRKKKLI; from the exons ATGGGGATGCGAGCGAACGTGCGCAGGGAGTTGGTGCTGCAATTGTTGTTAACGCTTTGGATTTGGGGAACTCTTCGAGTGAGTGAGGGAATTTGGTTAAATCTGCCGGCATCGGGGACGAAGTGCGTTTCCGAGGAACTCCACACTAATGTTGTCGTATTAGCTGATTATGTTGTCGTTTCCGAGGACAACTCTCGCCTTCCCGCCATCTCTATCAAG GTGACGTCACCATATGGGAACAATCTTCATCAGAAGGAAAATGTGACGCATGGTCAATTTGCATTCACAACTCAAGAGGCTGGCAACTATCTGGCTTGTTTCTGGGTGGGGGCCGATAATCAAGGAGGTGGAGATGTAAGTGTCAACCTTGACTGGAAAACTGGAATTGCAGCGAAGGATTGGGAATCAgttgcaagaaaagaaaagattgaG GGTGTTGAACTTGAGCTGAGAAAACTTGAGGGAGCAGTAGAGGCCATCCATGAGAATCTACTCTATCTCAAAAGCag AGAAGCAGAGTTAAGGACTGTAAGCGAGACAACAAATACTAGAGTAGCATGGTTTAGTATCATGTCCTTGGGTCTCTGCATCGTGGTCTCGGTTCTGCAGTTGTGGTATCTGAAAAGTTTCTTCCGAAAGAAGAAGCTTATCTAG
- the LOC131173290 gene encoding uncharacterized protein LOC131173290, with product MEALLSQFTFLSDQALQDKNFDPSTIEDLMKLFEIEAYKSWAAMELEQENEVKEAQVAMRDAENYLDSVMEEAMDEFRRFEEEMERMAKEELESLEKSAETERKMGKLMEKAATIASKRYIEAAVNSATASMKSAWKGLSSNKVHPS from the coding sequence ATGGAAGCTCTCCTCTCCCAATTTACCTTTCTCTCAGATCAAGCCTTGCAGGACAAGAACTTTGATCCCTCAACGATAGAGGATCTAATGAAGCTTTTTGAGATAGAAGCTTACAAGTCATGGGCAGCAATGGAACTTGAGCAAGAAAATGAAGTGAAAGAAGCACAAGTAGCTATGCGAGATGCTGAGAACTATCTTGATTCTGTGATGGAAGAAGCTATGGATGAATTTCGTCGATTCGAAGAGGAAATGGAAAGGATGGCAAAGGAAGAACTTGAAAGCTTAGAAAAGAGTGCTGAGACTGAAAGAAAGATGGGAAAATTAATGGAAAAAGCTGCAACTATTGCTTCTAAGAGGTATATTGAAGCTGCCGTTAATTCTGCTACTGCTTCCATGAAATCTGCTTGGAAGGGACTTTCCTCTAACAAGGTTCATCCTTCTTGA
- the LOC110659014 gene encoding F-box protein At1g10780 isoform X1, whose product MFPFLVLVIKLILFDCFPHRMESLPDKIVQCILSHVKNAKDVALCTCVSRRWKDSLPYIKSLYFPRNSFDNHTGIDHPDGIVFKMISSIFQLEELVVYSPFSSTGLASWLLLAGSSLKHLELRMDNLAEYQTCVESPSKLDCISAAKNLESLKLWGVLMINSPMWDTFPKLQNLEIIGARLEDPALCAALQACPNLKNLLLLGCEGTRSVSIALPHLEKCKLDFYGLGDCSLTVTCPKIELLETHGCSWIRVPETNFLKKLSISNNAGRVYMVDFGKLAALDFLSIRGIQWCWDAISKMLQWASEVKHLYMKVEFTGDFDTLLEPFPEIDIVDFFNSHPKLQEFDIHGAMFAAFCHRNSLKNMESGFVIPCLEKVAVTIRSPLNAEQKMSTLQSLLKYGKSIKSMVLRTALHLSNHSNADDFYDDICTFQRMNSEIVRIE is encoded by the exons ATGTTTCCTTTTTTAGTATTGGTCATTAAACTAATTCTGTTTGATTGTTTTCCTCATAGAATGGAATCTCTTCCGGATAAAATTGTTCAGTGCATATTGTCGCATGTGAAGAATGCCAAGGATGTGGCACTTTGTACCTGTGTATCAAGGCGATGGAAGGACTCATTGCCTTATATCAAAAGCCTGTACTTCCCTCGCAACTCTTTTGACAACCACACTGGCATCGATCACCCCGATGGCATTGTGTTCAAGATGATATCTTCCATTTTCCAATTAGAGGAGCTTGTTGTGTATAGCCCTTTCTCAAGCACAGGGCTTGCCTCATGGCTACTACTTGCAGGTTCATCCCTCAAACATCTTGAGCTCAGAATGGACAATCTTGCTGAATACCAAACTTGCGTCGAAAGCCCCTCAAAATTGGATTGCATCAGTGCTGCAAAGAATTTGGAATCCTTAAAGCTTTGGGGAGTCTTAATGATAAACTCTCCCATGTGGGACACCTTTCCAAAACTTCAAAACCTGGAGATTATAGGTGCTAGATTGGAAGATCCTGCACTATGTGCTGCTCTTCAGGCATGTCCTAATTTGAAAAACTTGCTACTACTTGGTTGTGAAGGAACAAGATCTGTTTCAATCGCGCTACCACATTTGGAGAAGTGTAAGCTGGACTTTTACGGCTTGGGTGACTGCTCACTTACAGTAACTTGCCCAAAAATTGAACTCCTGGAGACACATGGTTGTAGTTGGATCAGGGTTCCTGAGACTAACTTCTTGAAGAAACTTTCAATTTCCAATAATGCTG GGAGAGTCTACATGGTAGATTTTGGAAAGCTTGCAGCTTTAGATTTCTTGTCTATTAGAGGAATCCAGTGGTGTTGGGATGCAATAAGCAAGATGCTTCAGTGGGCAAGTGAGGTCAAGCATCTATACATGAAGGTTGAATTTACAGGGGATTTTGATACCCTCCTTGAGCCCTTTCCAGAGATAGACATTGTTGATTTTTTTAATAGCCATCCCAAGCTGCAAGAGTTTGATATCCATGGAGCAATGTTTGCTGCTTTTTGCCATAGGAACAGCCTGAAAAAT ATGGAGTCAGGCTTTGTGATTCCTTGTCTGGAGAAGGTAGCTGTCACAATCAGATCACCATTAAATGCTGAACAGAAAATGAGCACCCTTCAGTCACTGTTGAAATATGGGAAGAGTATAAAGTCGATGGTACTAAGGACTGCTCTTCATTTGAGCAACCATAGCAATGCAGATGATTTCTATGATGATATCTGCACGTTTCAACGCATGAATAGCGAGATTGTCCGAATAGAATAA